A genomic window from Photobacterium gaetbulicola Gung47 includes:
- a CDS encoding hypothetical protein (COG4145) yields MNAWLNWSLLLITVIVMAGLALYSDKIVRKGNSEGGFLLAANTLGPFVGAATIVATGFSGWGFMGSPGVAYKYGAIELLGNFFFAPAMVFAVLFCARFLHQRASKIGSLTIPEYIASSHDGPEPAKRLTQAITAIITVLLLLVFLIGQIKALGLLAGQWLGIDVTTASLLMVAIIILYTSIGGLAAVAFTDCFMVIGMCVSALIIVITIFADLSPSQLIDGLNALDPALLAPADSGPYGGSIWHVFLVLPYAFIYSATLPYMSIRFMALAKTTKLHHVAAYMTPIACLLSLVPIAGLYVKLKVPNLATPDEAMPTFLLLFLSPTVSAIVTLFILFAMKSTANSVLHAIASAVSHDLRQALWPNCTLNHRQLLRLNRLAVILLGLAGFLLMLVAPPFMLSMLAILGSGTLMAALVAPTLLAQVIDTNIYAALASILVGFCSGCLLFWQFQLGWVEAPLYASLLACGSYWFVSLVSQRHHQAHFLRLR; encoded by the coding sequence ATGAACGCCTGGCTAAACTGGAGTCTTTTGCTCATCACCGTTATCGTGATGGCCGGGCTCGCACTCTACAGCGATAAAATTGTCCGCAAAGGTAACAGTGAAGGCGGCTTCTTACTAGCCGCCAACACCCTTGGCCCTTTCGTGGGAGCGGCAACAATCGTCGCGACCGGCTTTTCCGGCTGGGGCTTTATGGGTTCGCCGGGTGTTGCCTACAAATACGGCGCCATCGAGCTACTGGGGAATTTTTTCTTCGCGCCAGCAATGGTATTCGCGGTCTTATTCTGTGCCCGGTTCCTACACCAACGCGCCAGCAAAATAGGTAGCTTGACCATTCCAGAGTACATCGCCTCCAGCCACGATGGTCCAGAGCCCGCCAAACGGCTCACCCAAGCGATCACCGCCATTATCACCGTATTGCTATTACTGGTATTCCTCATTGGGCAAATCAAAGCGCTGGGGCTTCTCGCAGGGCAATGGCTCGGGATTGATGTCACCACTGCGTCGTTGCTGATGGTGGCAATCATTATCCTTTACACCTCGATTGGCGGGCTGGCAGCCGTCGCTTTCACCGATTGTTTTATGGTCATCGGTATGTGCGTTTCGGCCTTGATTATTGTGATCACTATTTTTGCAGACCTGTCACCCAGCCAACTGATTGATGGACTCAATGCCCTCGACCCAGCCTTACTTGCCCCCGCAGATTCCGGCCCCTATGGCGGATCCATTTGGCATGTGTTTTTAGTCTTGCCTTATGCATTCATCTACAGCGCCACCCTACCCTATATGTCAATCCGGTTTATGGCGCTGGCCAAAACGACCAAGCTTCACCATGTCGCGGCTTATATGACCCCCATCGCCTGTTTGCTCAGTCTGGTTCCCATTGCAGGGCTGTATGTCAAGCTCAAGGTGCCCAACTTGGCCACACCGGACGAGGCCATGCCGACCTTCCTGCTGCTGTTCTTGTCACCCACAGTTTCAGCTATCGTCACCTTGTTTATCCTGTTCGCCATGAAATCCACCGCGAACTCGGTGTTGCATGCGATAGCTAGCGCGGTTTCCCATGATTTGCGGCAAGCCCTCTGGCCCAACTGCACCCTCAATCACCGCCAACTGCTGCGGCTCAACCGGCTAGCCGTTATCCTGTTGGGCTTGGCCGGGTTCCTGTTGATGCTCGTTGCACCGCCATTCATGTTATCGATGCTGGCGATCCTTGGGTCGGGTACCTTGATGGCAGCGTTAGTGGCACCGACACTGCTAGCCCAGGTAATCGACACCAATATCTACGCAGCACTCGCCTCCATATTGGTTGGCTTCTGCTCTGGCTGCCTGCTATTTTGGCAATTCCAATTGGGGTGGGTAGAGGCACCGCTGTATGCCTCATTGCTTGCCTGCGGGAGTTACTGGTTTGTGTCACTCGTTTCTCAGCGCCACCACCAGGCTCATTTTCTCCGGCTACGGTAG
- a CDS encoding putative transporter (COG0697), which produces MNTKTLGYSTMIVSATLMGFVGLFARNINTSGDVIAFTRMTVGAICILAILLYQRKVPLLSSTKLTPSVIASGACLGLCLAAYVSATQYTTLANAVFLIYSGPVFSTILAAIFLKERISRLTAMLLSAVFLGCLFVIGIISYDSQSGLVITLSFSRETFIGDMLGLASGVGYGLYLFLSRYRSDVSSDVRSFFNFLFGAVAIGIYFIISPPSLAEMDTSSWIWLLAMGFFIGFGALSLLTIAAKHLKAAELACVSYLETVVGAGIGILLFSESLTLLQAIGGILVIGGGMGEVVIGMRKKHQLPKQAQFEH; this is translated from the coding sequence ATGAATACCAAGACGTTAGGATATAGCACCATGATCGTCTCTGCGACGCTGATGGGGTTTGTCGGCTTATTTGCCCGCAACATCAATACCTCCGGTGATGTCATAGCCTTTACTCGCATGACTGTCGGGGCTATCTGTATTTTGGCTATCCTTTTATACCAACGGAAGGTTCCTCTGCTTTCCTCAACCAAACTCACCCCGAGCGTCATCGCCAGCGGCGCCTGTCTGGGGCTCTGCCTTGCCGCCTATGTCTCAGCAACCCAGTATACCACCTTGGCCAATGCCGTATTCCTGATCTACTCCGGCCCGGTTTTTTCTACCATTCTTGCCGCTATCTTTCTCAAAGAACGCATTTCACGGCTCACAGCCATGCTCCTGAGTGCGGTGTTCCTCGGTTGCCTGTTTGTCATTGGCATCATCAGCTACGACAGTCAGTCCGGCCTAGTCATTACCTTGTCCTTTTCGAGAGAGACCTTCATTGGTGACATGCTTGGACTTGCCTCTGGCGTCGGCTATGGTCTGTACCTGTTCCTCAGCCGTTATCGCTCGGATGTCAGCTCAGATGTCCGTTCGTTCTTCAACTTCCTATTTGGTGCTGTCGCCATCGGTATCTACTTCATTATCAGCCCGCCATCATTGGCAGAAATGGATACTTCCTCGTGGATCTGGTTGCTGGCGATGGGATTCTTTATCGGCTTTGGCGCCCTATCCCTGCTCACCATTGCCGCCAAACACCTGAAAGCGGCAGAGCTGGCGTGTGTGTCCTATTTAGAAACCGTGGTTGGTGCAGGGATCGGGATCTTACTGTTCAGCGAATCGCTGACCCTATTGCAAGCCATCGGGGGGATCCTGGTGATTGGAGGCGGTATGGGAGAAGTGGTTATCGGCATGCGGAAGAAGCATCAGCTACCTAAGCAAGCGCAATTTGAACACTAG
- a CDS encoding hypothetical protein (COG0477) yields MAIYRVHPHQLKGKLMLTGYWSIDAFIIAMATLCALVATIFGYLEWTGGGHLTPPNCKHDTKE; encoded by the coding sequence CTGGCGATATATCGAGTTCATCCACATCAACTGAAGGGGAAGCTCATGCTTACGGGTTATTGGTCCATTGATGCCTTTATTATTGCGATGGCGACACTATGCGCCCTAGTCGCAACAATTTTCGGCTACCTCGAGTGGACCGGGGGAGGGCACTTAACCCCGCCGAACTGCAAGCATGACACCAAGGAGTGA
- a CDS encoding putative transmembrane efflux transmembrane protein (COG2814): MPLALLALTLSAFAIGTTEFVIVGLIPTMAADLNVSLPSAGLLVSLYALGVAVGAPVLTALTGKWNRKVVLLSVMSLFVAGNLLAWQAPGYNTLVLARILTGLAHGVFFSIGSTIATGLVSKEKAASAIAIMFTGLTVALVTGVPLGTYIGQTFGWQATFLIVALLGLIALIGSALLVPGNLKQPPAAKLSSQLKVLTQPRLLLVYAITALGYGSTFTAFTYLAPILEDVSGFNAGAIGLIMLVYGVSVAIGNIWGGKMADKMGPIKALTIIFTGLAAVLLVFSVTAYNPIAAVATILVWGAFAFGNVPGLQVYVVKLAEKVSPDAVDVASGLNIAAFNIGIALGSWGGGHIVAQAGLMHTPWAGAAIVIVALLLTRLSGHLDRKTLSRDAKQTNKVVADTTQVV, translated from the coding sequence ATGCCTTTAGCACTATTGGCATTGACGCTAAGCGCCTTTGCTATCGGAACCACAGAATTCGTCATCGTGGGCTTGATCCCAACCATGGCAGCCGACCTCAATGTGTCACTACCTTCTGCCGGCCTGCTGGTGAGTTTATATGCCCTGGGTGTCGCCGTTGGCGCCCCGGTACTGACTGCCCTGACCGGCAAATGGAACCGCAAGGTGGTTCTGTTATCGGTCATGAGCCTGTTCGTTGCCGGTAACTTACTGGCATGGCAGGCCCCGGGTTATAACACCCTGGTCTTGGCACGTATCCTAACAGGCCTGGCCCACGGGGTGTTCTTCTCCATTGGCTCGACCATCGCCACCGGGCTGGTATCGAAAGAAAAAGCCGCCAGTGCCATAGCGATCATGTTTACCGGCCTGACGGTGGCCCTGGTAACCGGTGTCCCATTGGGTACCTATATCGGCCAGACTTTTGGCTGGCAGGCAACCTTCTTAATTGTTGCCCTGCTTGGCCTAATTGCCCTGATTGGCAGTGCATTATTGGTCCCTGGCAACCTCAAGCAGCCACCAGCGGCCAAGCTATCGTCGCAACTTAAAGTATTGACCCAGCCTCGCCTGCTGCTGGTATATGCCATCACAGCACTCGGCTATGGCAGTACTTTCACCGCCTTTACCTATTTGGCACCTATTTTGGAAGATGTGTCTGGTTTCAACGCCGGTGCCATTGGCCTGATCATGCTGGTATACGGGGTATCTGTGGCTATCGGTAATATCTGGGGCGGTAAAATGGCCGACAAGATGGGCCCAATCAAAGCCCTGACCATTATTTTCACCGGCCTAGCGGCAGTCTTACTGGTATTCAGTGTGACCGCGTACAACCCGATTGCTGCTGTCGCAACCATTTTGGTTTGGGGAGCATTTGCCTTCGGTAACGTACCGGGCCTGCAGGTTTACGTAGTCAAACTGGCAGAGAAAGTCAGCCCGGATGCAGTCGATGTCGCCTCTGGCCTTAACATCGCGGCCTTCAACATCGGTATTGCCTTGGGTTCATGGGGCGGTGGCCACATTGTCGCCCAAGCTGGCCTGATGCATACCCCTTGGGCCGGTGCTGCGATTGTGATTGTTGCCTTGCTGCTAACCCGCTTGAGTGGCCATCTGGATCGTAAAACGCTAAGCCGCGACGCTAAGCAAACCAACAAGGTGGTAGCGGATACCACGCAAGTGGTTTAA
- a CDS encoding LysR family transcriptional regulator (COG0583) has protein sequence MLTRSDDLEILLTVVDSGGFSAAAEALDIQVARVSRAVSKVEKQLGVSILNRTTRRVELTDEGRQFIETVRVGLQHIQQAEEDIMQRGELPKGRLRVDAASPFVFHQLIPLIQPFKEAYPEIELELTSNEGFVDLLEKRTDVAIRIGKLEDSTLHARPLGRSPLYIVAAPEYLAKRGIPKQVNELGQHDLIGFAGAKILNRWPLKGLDSITPSMISSNGETVRQLVLAGNGISCLSGFMVNKDLAEGRLVSLLESEKLANTGREQVNAVFYKSSSVARRISAFIDFIQPQLAL, from the coding sequence ATGCTAACGCGCTCTGATGATTTGGAAATTTTACTGACCGTGGTCGATAGCGGCGGCTTTTCTGCGGCGGCCGAGGCGCTGGATATCCAGGTCGCAAGGGTCTCCCGGGCGGTGAGCAAGGTCGAGAAACAGCTCGGTGTGTCTATTCTCAATCGTACTACCCGTAGGGTAGAGCTGACCGATGAAGGGCGGCAGTTCATCGAGACGGTGAGGGTGGGCTTGCAGCATATCCAGCAAGCCGAGGAAGACATCATGCAGCGCGGTGAGTTGCCCAAAGGAAGGCTAAGGGTCGATGCGGCCAGCCCGTTTGTGTTCCACCAGCTGATCCCGTTGATCCAGCCTTTCAAGGAGGCATATCCGGAAATCGAGCTGGAGCTGACGTCCAATGAAGGCTTTGTTGATTTGCTGGAAAAGCGCACTGATGTGGCGATCCGCATCGGCAAGCTGGAGGATTCCACCTTGCATGCCCGGCCACTCGGCAGGAGCCCGCTGTATATCGTTGCTGCGCCGGAATACCTGGCCAAGCGCGGGATCCCCAAGCAGGTCAATGAACTTGGCCAGCATGACTTGATCGGTTTTGCCGGGGCCAAGATCCTCAATCGCTGGCCGCTCAAAGGGTTGGATAGCATCACGCCTTCAATGATCTCGAGCAACGGCGAAACCGTCCGCCAGCTGGTGCTGGCGGGCAATGGTATCTCATGCCTGTCGGGCTTTATGGTCAACAAAGATTTGGCGGAGGGGCGCTTGGTCTCTTTGCTGGAATCGGAGAAGCTAGCCAATACCGGCCGCGAGCAGGTTAATGCCGTATTTTATAAGTCATCCTCGGTTGCAAGGCGGATCTCGGCCTTCATTGATTTCATCCAGCCGCAGCTGGCGTTGTAG
- a CDS encoding isochorismatase hydrolase (COG1335), with the protein MSKKALLVIDLQNDYFPGGKFPLWNTEQTLANIKTVIAKANQQNIPVIHIQHLADPAMGLAPFFNEGTQGAEIHPEILAAAPQGEVVIKHFADSFEQTNLEQVLSCQGVDELLVCGMMTQNCVTHTAISKAAEKYKVSMLMDCCTTVDEMIHNIALHAVSTRVELVTSEQML; encoded by the coding sequence ATGTCAAAGAAAGCGCTACTTGTAATCGACCTACAGAATGACTATTTCCCAGGCGGTAAATTCCCGCTGTGGAATACCGAGCAAACCCTCGCCAATATCAAAACAGTTATTGCAAAAGCCAACCAGCAAAACATCCCGGTGATCCATATCCAGCACCTCGCTGATCCGGCAATGGGCCTGGCACCTTTTTTTAATGAAGGCACCCAAGGTGCCGAGATCCACCCGGAGATCCTGGCAGCAGCCCCACAAGGTGAAGTGGTGATCAAACATTTTGCCGATAGCTTCGAGCAGACCAACCTTGAGCAGGTACTGAGCTGCCAAGGTGTCGATGAGTTGCTGGTCTGCGGCATGATGACCCAGAACTGCGTGACCCACACCGCTATCTCCAAAGCCGCAGAGAAGTACAAAGTTTCAATGCTGATGGACTGCTGTACCACAGTCGATGAGATGATCCACAACATCGCCTTACATGCGGTCTCGACCCGAGTTGAGCTGGTGACCAGTGAGCAGATGTTATAA
- a CDS encoding putative transcriptional regulator protein (COG4977), which yields MNSDVISIAIVQYPNSLRSAVYGLEELFAMANHASIEQGIDVAFKAEVVAFDTPSMPDQAPSDNKDAGYAVVILPPSQLGDDYLTPPQALIEWLGKQHQQGSILASACAGAFILARTGLLTGKPVTTHWGLAQALHQQFPELQMATDKILVNQGDVITAGGMMSWLDLGLEVVSQLGSPALMRLVGKMLVVDTGAREQRYYQQFAPSYLHGDTTIVALQHELNKRYSQTQSIAGLARRANLTERTLLRRFVKATGFKPTEYLQRLRVQKACELLETTTEPFESIARQIGYEDVGACRKVFIKVMGLSPGEFRKRFVANRTA from the coding sequence ATGAATTCTGATGTTATTTCTATCGCCATCGTTCAGTACCCCAACAGCCTACGCTCGGCGGTATACGGTCTGGAGGAGCTATTTGCCATGGCAAATCATGCCAGTATAGAGCAGGGGATAGATGTGGCCTTCAAGGCTGAGGTAGTAGCCTTTGATACGCCAAGCATGCCTGATCAGGCCCCCTCGGATAACAAGGACGCAGGCTATGCGGTTGTGATATTGCCGCCGAGCCAGCTTGGCGATGATTACCTCACGCCGCCACAAGCGTTAATTGAATGGCTGGGTAAGCAGCACCAACAGGGCAGTATTTTGGCATCCGCCTGCGCCGGGGCATTTATTTTGGCCCGAACCGGACTGCTGACAGGTAAGCCGGTAACAACCCATTGGGGGCTGGCGCAGGCATTGCACCAGCAGTTCCCGGAGTTACAAATGGCGACGGATAAGATCCTTGTCAACCAGGGCGATGTGATCACCGCCGGAGGGATGATGTCGTGGCTTGACCTGGGGCTGGAGGTCGTCTCGCAGCTGGGTTCGCCGGCACTGATGCGGTTGGTGGGCAAAATGCTAGTGGTCGATACCGGCGCCCGCGAACAGCGCTATTACCAGCAGTTTGCCCCTAGTTACCTGCATGGGGACACAACCATTGTCGCGCTGCAGCACGAGCTAAATAAACGTTACAGCCAGACCCAGAGTATTGCAGGTCTGGCGCGCAGGGCCAACCTGACCGAACGCACTTTGCTGCGGCGTTTTGTCAAAGCGACCGGTTTCAAACCCACCGAGTACCTCCAGCGCCTGCGGGTACAGAAGGCCTGCGAACTGCTGGAAACAACCACTGAACCTTTCGAGTCCATTGCCCGCCAGATCGGTTATGAGGATGTCGGTGCATGCCGCAAGGTGTTTATCAAGGTGATGGGGCTGAGCCCTGGCGAATTCAGGAAACGCTTTGTGGCCAATCGTACAGCTTAA